In a genomic window of Magnolia sinica isolate HGM2019 chromosome 16, MsV1, whole genome shotgun sequence:
- the LOC131229271 gene encoding protein SHORT-ROOT-like: protein MDTLFRLVSLQSDQSYNSSRTSSSSRSSRQNHPHHQEECSYLFMDEDDFSSSSSRHFFPYNTTPPNTTSATHPTTTHVTTTHTSTTHLFESPQFNFSPTPNLQLPSSTSASGKWATDLLIESARAIADKNSARVQQLMWMLNELSSPYGDTDQKLAAYFLQALFCRMTDTGERCHRTLVSASEKTCSFESTRKTVLKFQEVSPWTTFGHVACNGAILEAFEGENKLHIVDISNTYCTQWPTLLEALATRNDDTPHLRITTVVATKAVAGSSNGAAAVHKVMREIGNRMEKFARLMGVPFKFSVVHHTGDLSDMNFDDLEINDDEALAINCIGTLHSITAAGSRRDAVLSVFRRMRPKIVTVVEDEADLDIGIDGADFVRGFQESLRWFSVYFESLDESFPRASNERLMLERAAGRAIVDLIACLPDESVERRETAARWSRRLQAAGFAPAAFSDDVADDVRALLRRYRDGWSMIQGGDAAGIFLAWKEQPVVWACAWKP, encoded by the coding sequence ATGGATACCTTATTTAGGCTAGTCAGTCTCCAATCAGACCAATCCTACAACTCCAGTAGAACTTCAAGCAGTTCAAGATCCTCAAGACAAAACCACCCACACCATCAAGAAGAATGCAGCTATCTTTTCATGGATGAAGacgatttctcttcttcttcttccagacaTTTCTTCCCATACAACACAACCCCTCCAAACACCACTTCCGCCACACATCCCACCACCACACATGTTACTACTACACATACCTCCACCACCCATCTTTTTGAATCACCCCAATTCAATTTCTCCCCCACTCCAAACCTACAATTGCCATCCTCAACATCAGCATCTGGCAAGTGGGCCACCGACCTATTAATAGAATCCGCCCGAGCAATCGCCGATAAGAACAGCGCACGTGTCCAACAACTGATGTGGATGTTGAATGAACTAAGCTCTCCCTACGGCGATACCGATCAAAAGCTCGCCGCATACTTCCTTCAAGCACTCTTCTGCCGCATGACAGACACCGGCGAGCGCTGCCACCGTACGTTGGTATCCGCATCAGAGAAGACATGTTCGTTCGAGTCGACTCGTAAGACTGTCTTGAAATTCCAAGAAGTTAGCCCATGGACTACGTTCGGTCATGTTGCATGCAATGGTGCAATTCTCGAAGCCTTTGAAGGAGAGAACAAACTCCACATTGTAGATATCAGCAACACCTACTGCACCCAATGGCCCACCTTACTGGAAGCTCTCGCCACACGCAACGACGACACTCCCCATCTTCGAATCACAACCGTCGTTGCAACCAAGGCCGTTGCAGGTAGCAGCAACGGAGCTGCTGCCGTACATAAGGTGATGAGAGAGATTGGAAATCGGATGGAGAAATTCGCACGGCTCATGGGCGTACCGTTCAAattcagtgtggtccaccataCCGGTGATCTATCAGATATGAATTTTGATGATCTTGAAATCAACGACGATGAAGCTCTCGCCATCAATTGCATCGGTACATTGCATTCCATCACTGCAGCTGGGTCCCGCCGCGATGCAGTGCTATCCGTCTTTCGACGGATGCGGCCGAAGATTGTAACGGTAGTAGAGGACGAGGCTGATCTGGATATTGGAATTGACGGTGCAGATTTCGTTAGGGGTTTTCAAGAATCCCTCCGGTGGTTTTCCGTTTACTTCGAGTCATTGGACGAGAGCTTCCCACGTGCAAGCAACGAGCGCCTGATGCTCGAGCGTGCGGCGGGCCGCGCTATCGTTGACCTCATCGCATGCCTGCCAGATGAGTCGGTGGAACGGAGGGAGACGGCCGCGCGGTGGTCGAGACGCCTCCAGGCCGCCGGATTCGCTCCTGCAGCATTCAGCGACGACGTGGCTGACGACGTCCGCGCTCTCCTGAGGCGGTACCGGGACGGGTGGTCGATGATACAAGGCGGCGATGCGGCCGGAATCTTTCTAGCGTGGAAGGAACAGCCCGTCGTGTGGGCGTGCGCATGGAAGCCATGA